In the genome of Candidatus Bathyarchaeia archaeon, one region contains:
- a CDS encoding GYD domain-containing protein has product MLFITLMQPKGKGVEAIKYLKGLKPVKGIVIKGVYFTYGRYDGVLMFEASNEVSAMKFIMETGFATQYTLETLIAVPAEEL; this is encoded by the coding sequence ATGTTGTTCATTACTTTGATGCAGCCTAAGGGTAAAGGCGTCGAGGCCATCAAATATCTCAAGGGATTGAAGCCAGTTAAGGGCATTGTGATCAAGGGCGTGTATTTCACGTACGGACGTTATGATGGCGTGTTGATGTTTGAGGCTTCAAATGAAGTGTCGGCTATGAAGTTCATTATGGAGACAGGGTTTGCTACCCAGTACACGCTTGAGACTTTGATTGCGGTGCCAGCCGAAGAACTTTAA